The DNA window CCGAACGCGGCGATCCCCAGGCCCGTCTGGCGGGCGCGCTGGCCGACCTGGAGGGCGCCGCGTGGGGCGTGCTGCTGCGCGACGAGGCCGCCCTGGCGCGGCAACTCGCGGCCCTGCTCGGCGCGGGCACCCTGCGCGTGGACGCCCGCGTGCGCGTGAACCGCGACGCCCTGGCCGCCGCCGGACTGGCCGCCGCGAGCGTGGACGGCGACTGGCGGGGTGCGCGCGCCGCGTGGCTGCTGGAACCCTCGGGCGCCGACCTGGAGCGCGCCCGCCGCGCCGGGGTGGACGTGATCGTGGACGGCACGCTGGCCCCCGGCGGCGGGTGGCTGACCCAGGGCGCCGCGCTGGTGGTGTACCGCGACAGCGTCACCGTGACCGGCCACGCCGACGCGCCGCTCAGCGCCGTGTTCGGCGCGGGCCGCGCGCCCGAGGTGGCCGCGCCCGCGCCCAGCGACCTGATCGTGGGCCTCGCGCTGCGGGACGTGGCGACACTGCCGCTGCGGCTGGCCCGCGCGGCCCGCACGGTCACGGCCCTCGCGGACCGGCTGGGTGGCGCGGCGCAGGGCGCCGGCCCCACCGCGCTGCTGCTCGCCCCGGACGCCGCGCCGGACTCGGACGCGCCGCTGGGCGGCGTGGTCGCCAGCGCGCGCAGCGTGCCGGGCGGCGTGCTGCTGTGCCCCGGCCTGGAGGAACCCGACACGGCCCTCGCGCTGCTGCGGCAGGACGAAGCGGCCGTGACGGCCCGCCCGGCCGAGCCCCCGCGCCCCGCCGAGGGGCGCCGTGAGGAGCCCCGACGAGAGGAGCCGCGGCGCGACGACTTCCGCCGCGATGGCCGGAGCGGGGGCCGCGACTTCGGGCGCGACCGGGGCGGTCGGGATCGCCGGGACTTCGGCCGCGACGGTGGCGGGCGCGGCGAGCGGCCCGACACGGCGCGCCCCACCCAGCCGGACGTGCCGGAACGCTTTACCTTCGACGCCCCGGATGCGGACGCGGTTCCCAGCGCACCGGCCGCCGAGGAGACGTGGGAGCCGGAGATCGTGTACAGCGACATCGTGCAGCCGCAGGTGAAGCTGCCCATTCCCGTGAGTTCCGGTCCGGACGCCCCCAACCTGGGCGACGAGCT is part of the Deinococcus metalli genome and encodes:
- a CDS encoding HRDC domain-containing protein, translated to MTASVPSLRPDARLVRLHAERGDPQARLAGALADLEGAAWGVLLRDEAALARQLAALLGAGTLRVDARVRVNRDALAAAGLAAASVDGDWRGARAAWLLEPSGADLERARRAGVDVIVDGTLAPGGGWLTQGAALVVYRDSVTVTGHADAPLSAVFGAGRAPEVAAPAPSDLIVGLALRDVATLPLRLARAARTVTALADRLGGAAQGAGPTALLLAPDAAPDSDAPLGGVVASARSVPGGVLLCPGLEEPDTALALLRQDEAAVTARPAEPPRPAEGRREEPRREEPRRDDFRRDGRSGGRDFGRDRGGRDRRDFGRDGGGRGERPDTARPTQPDVPERFTFDAPDADAVPSAPAAEETWEPEIVYSDIVQPQVKLPIPVSSGPDAPNLGDELPDVLHQPEHVAAADEPDTAEPAAAGHDTAEASPAPAPATDVSAPVERRPERGRRGRDRTPPAPTAPNAEGTAPLIAPDLPVPTPGDGGRDDPAATLSGEQAAVYARLREWRNAEAKRQEISRFIIASNATLAEIARRVPYTEADLKAVKGMGPERLRKYGEKILEVVRG